Below is a window of Elusimicrobiota bacterium DNA.
CCCCCTATGCCGATTTAGGAGGGGAAGCTCCCGCTCCGTCACCGTCGCGGCTCTGTCAGTGCGCATGCTAGAGGGCCGGCTGGAGGTGGAAGAGATGGGCGGCCCAGGGAGCCAAGCGGACCCAGAGGCCGGGTTCGGCCATTTCGTCGCCCTTGCGCTCGTAGGCGATGCCTTCGAGCGGGTCCTCGAGAATCC
It encodes the following:
- a CDS encoding alpha-amylase; amino-acid sequence: PSLLAWRWDTGPLVIVNFSSFTAEGRVAVTGAAGRNWILEDPLEGIAYERKGDEMAEPGLWVRLAPWAAHLFHLQPAL